The following are from one region of the Phycisphaeraceae bacterium genome:
- a CDS encoding DUF2971 domain-containing protein: MGFDSSILERKWQRPLEPIEYREDLPKIIELEEWNRAIVFGTPSPSIVDRRWALVKHSDWRYEREWRFVLAADSHGPQTHEDIPFPAGALVSVVSGCRADVDLASKVLLGAQSVNPEVAYARVTLPPDRLSLTSVDA; this comes from the coding sequence TTGGGATTTGACTCAAGCATTCTTGAGCGAAAATGGCAGCGGCCGCTTGAGCCCATTGAGTACCGAGAAGATCTTCCCAAAATCATTGAACTCGAGGAGTGGAATCGTGCCATAGTTTTCGGCACACCAAGTCCCTCCATAGTGGATCGCCGTTGGGCGTTGGTCAAACACTCCGACTGGCGATACGAACGGGAGTGGCGATTTGTACTGGCCGCGGATTCGCACGGCCCACAGACCCACGAAGACATTCCCTTCCCTGCTGGAGCGTTGGTATCTGTGGTCTCTGGTTGTCGCGCGGATGTCGACCTTGCCAGCAAAGTGCTCTTGGGTGCTCAAAGTGTCAATCCCGAAGTTGCATATGCTCGTGTCACCTTGCCGCCTGATCGGCTGAGTCTCACAAGCGTTGATGCCTGA
- a CDS encoding ATP phosphoribosyltransferase regulatory subunit, which produces MSDRKIPAPTGTRDLYPDDVLARRYLTQTWRDTAIRCGFEEIEGPTFEHLDLYTIKSGEGIVSELFSFRRSGGEKDYALRPEFTPTLARMYAARAQQLPKPCKWFTAGPYFRAERPQRGRLREFLQWNMDFLADDGSPAGRAMAETEIEHAILSCFMTLGLGPGDVTLRLSHRTATANILRFCGVPDDKVEAWFGLLDRAQKIPFETYVELARALGAEEPTAQRVRAAIESKLEGDSEDATLIGRLFSRDPSSLSAAERQFAAEQVVPYVRQLASTWVNLGLVGVSPSPVRIDFRVVRGLAYYTGLVFEATAEGERAVCGGGRYDGLVELFGGPATPAVGFGMGDVVLGLLLAERDLWPKGAELADAVSRAPASARPEVFVISADDEATDPIERGLVLMLRSGIESMAYRERRGKPWERDRYEARSGGVRPMHARQSYKSTRNLKKLLADAERQQAKFAAIVHGLERVQLKDLDRRVDLTPADLGVGSIAEFSAVPTSPVYVGRAAAALVDAVR; this is translated from the coding sequence ATGAGTGACCGCAAGATCCCCGCTCCGACTGGCACGCGCGACTTGTACCCTGACGATGTTCTGGCGCGGCGATACCTCACGCAGACGTGGCGCGATACGGCCATTCGTTGCGGGTTTGAGGAGATTGAGGGGCCGACGTTTGAGCATCTGGACCTGTACACGATCAAGAGCGGCGAGGGGATCGTCAGCGAGTTGTTCAGTTTCAGGCGCAGCGGGGGGGAGAAGGATTATGCGTTGCGGCCGGAGTTCACGCCGACGCTGGCGCGGATGTATGCGGCGCGGGCGCAGCAGTTGCCCAAGCCTTGCAAGTGGTTCACGGCGGGGCCGTACTTTCGTGCCGAGCGGCCACAGCGGGGGCGGTTGCGGGAGTTTTTGCAGTGGAACATGGATTTTCTGGCTGATGACGGCTCGCCTGCGGGGCGTGCGATGGCCGAGACGGAGATTGAGCACGCGATTTTGTCGTGTTTCATGACGCTGGGGCTTGGGCCGGGCGATGTGACGCTGCGGCTGAGCCATCGGACTGCGACGGCGAACATTCTGCGGTTCTGTGGGGTGCCTGATGACAAGGTGGAGGCGTGGTTCGGGCTGCTGGATCGGGCGCAGAAGATTCCGTTCGAGACGTATGTTGAACTCGCGCGGGCGCTGGGGGCTGAGGAGCCGACAGCCCAGCGTGTGCGGGCGGCGATCGAGTCGAAACTTGAAGGCGATTCGGAGGATGCGACGTTGATCGGTCGGTTGTTTTCGCGTGATCCTTCGTCGCTTTCGGCGGCGGAGCGGCAGTTTGCGGCCGAGCAGGTGGTGCCGTATGTGCGGCAGTTGGCGTCGACGTGGGTGAATCTTGGGCTGGTGGGGGTGTCGCCTTCGCCGGTGCGGATTGATTTTCGTGTGGTGCGTGGGCTGGCGTATTACACGGGGCTGGTGTTCGAGGCCACGGCCGAGGGCGAACGGGCGGTGTGTGGTGGTGGTCGGTATGACGGATTGGTGGAGTTGTTTGGTGGGCCTGCGACGCCAGCGGTGGGGTTCGGGATGGGCGACGTGGTGCTGGGGTTGCTTCTGGCGGAGCGGGACTTATGGCCGAAGGGTGCGGAGTTGGCCGATGCGGTGAGTCGTGCTCCGGCGAGCGCGAGGCCGGAGGTTTTTGTGATTTCGGCGGATGACGAGGCGACGGATCCGATCGAGCGTGGGCTGGTGCTGATGCTGCGATCGGGGATCGAGAGCATGGCCTACCGCGAGCGGCGCGGCAAGCCCTGGGAGCGTGATCGGTATGAGGCGAGGTCGGGCGGGGTGAGGCCGATGCACGCTCGGCAGAGTTACAAGAGCACGCGGAATCTGAAGAAACTGCTGGCCGATGCAGAGCGGCAGCAGGCGAAGTTTGCGGCGATTGTGCACGGGCTGGAGCGGGTGCAGCTCAAGGATCTGGATCGGCGGGTGGATCTGACGCCGGCGGATCTTGGGGTGGGGTCGATAGCGGAGTTCAGTGCTGTGCCGACGAGCCCGGTGTATGTGGGGCGTGCGGCAGCGGCGCTGGTTGATGCTGTTCGTTGA
- a CDS encoding sulfotransferase family 2 domain-containing protein gives MNDPLLILLHIPKTGGTTLGRWLRIRLSVWPPIHWLRHHQTLGYYRLGYSNQEHLDARCQRIAGLTEPQRRRVRYFAAHVGFPIVQQLPAPAHVMTMLRDPVSRVISAWRYLRDCRAIDPALSLADFALGQTQIHPYFVDNAMVRYLGAEEGRFVDGPPGSCPDAALDRALHRIKHELWFTGLTERFDESLLLLTDKLGWKPLPCVRTRVSRRGELEPAPDPELLEKIRKRNALDDVLYKQAVSQFEASTAAAGERFAARLARYVATNRRLESLAAMVRRSPRSTV, from the coding sequence ATGAATGATCCCCTGCTGATTCTGCTTCACATCCCGAAAACGGGCGGAACAACGCTCGGAAGATGGTTGCGAATTCGCCTCTCCGTTTGGCCGCCCATTCACTGGCTGCGCCACCATCAGACGCTCGGCTATTACCGACTCGGCTACTCGAACCAGGAACACCTCGACGCCCGGTGCCAGCGCATCGCTGGTCTGACTGAGCCGCAACGACGCCGTGTGCGCTATTTCGCCGCACATGTTGGATTTCCGATCGTGCAACAGTTACCCGCGCCAGCACACGTCATGACGATGCTGCGCGATCCCGTCAGTCGTGTCATCTCGGCTTGGCGGTATCTGCGGGACTGCCGCGCAATCGATCCGGCGCTTTCACTTGCCGATTTTGCATTGGGCCAAACTCAGATTCATCCATACTTTGTTGACAACGCCATGGTCCGTTACCTTGGTGCAGAGGAGGGTCGCTTTGTCGATGGGCCGCCAGGTTCCTGTCCTGATGCGGCACTCGATCGCGCCTTGCACCGCATCAAGCACGAACTCTGGTTTACCGGCTTGACCGAGCGATTCGACGAATCTCTGCTTCTGCTGACCGACAAGCTCGGCTGGAAGCCACTGCCCTGCGTACGCACCCGTGTCAGCAGGCGCGGGGAATTGGAACCTGCACCCGATCCCGAACTCCTAGAGAAAATTCGAAAACGAAACGCACTTGACGACGTGCTGTACAAGCAAGCAGTCTCACAGTTTGAAGCGAGCACCGCTGCCGCTGGCGAACGATTCGCAGCCCGACTGGCCCGCTACGTCGCAACGAACCGACGTCTTGAATCCCTCGCTGCAATGGTGCGACGCTCACCTCGATCGACAGTTTGA
- a CDS encoding 6-phosphofructokinase — MPTDRVSASGITRIGVLTGGGDCPGLNAVIRAVTKDALFHGMEVFGIEDGFLGLIEDRIRPLTNDDVSNILGVGGTILGSSNKANPQKFAVGKNPDGTPIWRDMTDVCMTHLEIHGIQALVVIGGDGTMSAAKPFADRGINCIGVPKTIDNDLWGTDITFGFQTAVAVATDALDRVHTTAASHHRVMVVEVMGRNAGWIALHAGVASGSDVILIPEIPFDLDVVCDYCLWRNQRGKRFSIICASEGAKPKGGKQIVERYDPTSPDPIRLGGIGKWLANEVEQRTEIESRYVVLGHVQRGGTPVPGDRILATLLGDHAMRMLHTGKRNRLVVMQGGILGDVEITAAADKQRLVPPDDPLIEAARSVYTCFGDS; from the coding sequence ATGCCCACCGATCGTGTCTCCGCCTCCGGCATCACCCGCATCGGCGTCCTCACCGGAGGCGGCGACTGCCCAGGACTCAACGCCGTCATCCGAGCCGTCACCAAGGACGCCCTCTTCCACGGCATGGAAGTCTTCGGCATCGAAGACGGCTTCCTCGGCCTCATCGAAGACCGCATCCGACCACTCACCAACGACGACGTCTCCAACATCCTCGGCGTTGGAGGCACCATCCTCGGGTCATCCAACAAGGCCAACCCCCAGAAATTCGCCGTCGGCAAAAACCCCGATGGCACACCCATCTGGCGCGACATGACCGATGTCTGCATGACCCACCTCGAGATCCACGGCATTCAGGCCCTCGTCGTCATCGGCGGCGACGGCACCATGTCCGCCGCCAAACCCTTCGCCGATCGCGGCATCAACTGCATCGGCGTCCCCAAAACCATCGACAACGACCTATGGGGCACCGACATCACCTTCGGCTTCCAGACCGCCGTCGCCGTCGCCACCGACGCCCTCGACCGCGTCCACACCACCGCCGCAAGCCATCACCGCGTCATGGTCGTCGAAGTCATGGGCCGCAACGCCGGATGGATCGCCCTGCACGCCGGCGTAGCCAGCGGCTCCGACGTCATCCTCATCCCCGAAATCCCATTCGATCTCGATGTCGTCTGCGACTACTGCCTCTGGCGCAACCAACGCGGCAAACGCTTCAGCATCATCTGCGCCTCCGAAGGCGCAAAACCAAAAGGCGGCAAGCAGATCGTCGAACGCTACGACCCCACCAGCCCCGACCCCATCCGCCTCGGCGGCATCGGAAAGTGGCTCGCCAACGAAGTCGAACAACGCACCGAAATCGAATCACGCTACGTCGTCCTCGGCCACGTCCAGCGCGGCGGAACCCCCGTCCCCGGCGACCGCATCCTCGCAACACTCCTCGGCGACCACGCCATGCGAATGCTCCACACCGGCAAACGAAACCGCCTCGTCGTCATGCAGGGCGGCATCCTCGGCGATGTCGAAATCACCGCCGCCGCCGACAAACAACGCCTCGTCCCGCCCGACGACCCGCTCATCGAAGCCGCACGCAGCGTCTACACATGCTTTGGCGACTCATGA
- a CDS encoding EF-hand domain-containing protein has translation MMRFVLCGLFGLLMCGMAQAQVGVREGGEKSRPARGPELRERVRSEAVKRFDKDGDGKLCGQERGEARAAVRERLEARRAELVAEFDANGDGKLDETERRAAFEARGWGDRARFGAKERGERGRVLRERQRGAKPARD, from the coding sequence ATGATGCGATTTGTGCTTTGTGGGCTGTTTGGGCTTCTGATGTGTGGCATGGCGCAGGCACAGGTTGGTGTGCGTGAGGGTGGGGAGAAGTCCCGTCCGGCACGTGGGCCTGAGTTGCGCGAGCGTGTGCGAAGCGAAGCCGTCAAGCGTTTTGATAAGGATGGGGACGGGAAGTTGTGTGGCCAGGAGCGTGGGGAAGCCCGCGCTGCGGTGCGTGAGCGTCTTGAGGCCCGGCGTGCGGAGTTGGTTGCGGAGTTTGATGCCAATGGCGACGGGAAACTCGACGAGACTGAGCGGCGCGCGGCGTTTGAGGCCCGCGGCTGGGGTGATCGGGCGCGTTTTGGAGCAAAGGAACGTGGCGAGCGGGGGCGTGTGCTTCGCGAGCGCCAGCGTGGCGCGAAGCCTGCGCGTGATTGA
- a CDS encoding DUF58 domain-containing protein yields the protein MASDETRPISDRPPSDRPDASMYLHPQTLARLGSFELRAKMIVEGVMSGQHRSPYQGVSVEFAQHRPYVSGDDIRHLDWKVFGRTDKLHLKQYQQETNLDVVVMVDASGSMDYGSRSYQEASGVGRTTSPDGRVYWSKFDHATAVAAAMSYITLRQGDRVGLVVFADEVRRIVSRSSQRGTWRQVVEALSTHPVDRPTDLLRVVDQILGKVSNRCLFAIVSDLFVEPEVLQTALARLKHRGHDVILFQVMDRAELEFDFDAMSRFEGLEGEARIAVDPRALRDGYLEALREHLEKVEKTARSFGFDYEKVSTHEWLGPTLASFVAHRNAQIKRRKYG from the coding sequence ATGGCGAGCGATGAAACCCGGCCCATCTCTGATCGGCCTCCGTCTGACCGGCCTGATGCGTCGATGTATCTGCACCCGCAGACACTGGCGCGGCTGGGGAGTTTCGAGTTGCGGGCGAAGATGATCGTCGAGGGCGTGATGAGCGGCCAGCACCGCTCGCCGTATCAGGGCGTGAGCGTTGAGTTTGCGCAGCACAGGCCGTATGTGTCGGGCGATGACATTCGACACCTGGACTGGAAGGTCTTTGGTCGCACGGACAAGTTGCACCTGAAGCAGTATCAACAGGAAACAAACCTCGATGTTGTGGTGATGGTGGATGCGTCGGGGTCGATGGATTACGGCTCGAGGTCGTATCAGGAGGCGTCGGGCGTGGGGCGAACGACTTCGCCGGACGGGCGTGTGTACTGGTCGAAGTTTGACCACGCGACGGCGGTGGCGGCGGCGATGAGTTACATCACGTTGCGGCAGGGGGATCGCGTGGGGCTGGTGGTGTTCGCCGACGAGGTGCGGCGGATTGTGAGCCGATCGAGCCAGCGTGGGACGTGGCGGCAGGTTGTCGAGGCGTTGAGCACGCACCCGGTGGATCGGCCAACGGACCTGCTGCGCGTGGTGGATCAGATTCTGGGCAAGGTGTCGAACCGATGTCTGTTTGCGATTGTGAGTGATTTGTTTGTGGAGCCGGAGGTCTTGCAGACGGCGCTTGCACGTCTGAAGCATCGGGGGCACGATGTGATTCTGTTCCAGGTGATGGACAGGGCGGAGCTCGAGTTCGACTTCGATGCGATGTCGCGTTTTGAAGGGCTTGAGGGCGAGGCGCGGATCGCGGTCGATCCGCGAGCACTGCGCGACGGGTATCTTGAGGCGCTGCGTGAACATCTGGAGAAGGTTGAGAAGACGGCGCGTTCGTTTGGTTTTGATTATGAGAAGGTGAGTACGCATGAGTGGCTGGGGCCGACCCTTGCGTCATTTGTGGCTCATCGCAACGCGCAGATCAAGCGCCGGAAGTACGGGTGA
- a CDS encoding BatA domain-containing protein — MWPSFAHPAILTAGLACVAVPILVHLLTRRRRKVVRWAAMRFLLEAYRRQRRRLQMEQLLLLAARCLLVALIGMAIARPYFAGSGAEASGARTVIVAIDNSLASSVRDDDGSMALDRLKAEARALVGSLNAGAGDVVGLIALGGPAQALVMPPSSDLAAVLRLIDELTPTDSAADVAGALLEVDAMESVGSSRLISLVLLSEWLAGSVALDRSLRPLRRAVEVVGREVRTTGPMNVAVTHVEPPRSLLVRTGLGSADLSNPIRVVLRRSGSGIDEPSVTQVRARIEGASGDPVELGTAVVRWEMGQREAVATIAVRSSALASAGAMGLLSVGIDRDAIEGDNEWRVPVELRDAIRVGVVAPARFGRQVGVGRFEASDWVMLALVPTAESASGLEIVEVLPGAIDRPRLGSLDAVIVLRPDMVDVGSWALLREVVDRGGLVVVAPPIEAQVHTWPDAMVSAFGLEWQIGREVRTLEPSETLARPGASEASLLRVIAGELPYLVESVRVSKLLDVTVGQRQEGSSSLAGDRLESDPIVSGEVGLRTASGKPVLLIGVPEGSRGVVVLLSTALDPTWTDLPAKPLMVPLMQEVVRQGVARGSQGLMLVSGVQAPRPSGVVELVPAGLGPRVSLRDGAPTAVLRHVGVWRAVDASGSPRVTVVANADHAGSDTSALSEGAVADWLRGVTDSPVRLVAGRDVAGALAASGEAGETRGAGFAWMLLFAAAALAALEMFAARVASHAGVSVAPGGAA, encoded by the coding sequence GTGTGGCCTTCGTTTGCCCATCCTGCGATCCTGACGGCGGGTCTGGCGTGCGTCGCTGTGCCGATTCTTGTGCATTTGCTGACGAGGCGGCGGCGGAAGGTTGTGCGATGGGCTGCGATGCGGTTTCTGCTCGAGGCGTATCGGCGTCAGCGACGTCGGTTGCAGATGGAGCAGTTGCTGCTGCTCGCTGCGCGATGCCTGCTTGTGGCGCTGATCGGCATGGCGATCGCGAGGCCATACTTTGCGGGATCGGGTGCGGAGGCGAGCGGGGCGCGAACAGTCATTGTCGCGATCGACAACAGCCTTGCATCAAGCGTACGTGATGATGATGGAAGCATGGCGCTCGATCGGCTCAAGGCTGAGGCGCGTGCGCTTGTTGGTTCGCTCAATGCGGGCGCGGGCGATGTGGTTGGATTGATCGCTCTGGGCGGTCCGGCACAGGCGCTGGTGATGCCCCCGAGTTCGGATCTTGCGGCGGTGCTGCGATTGATTGACGAGTTGACGCCGACGGATTCGGCTGCTGATGTTGCGGGCGCGCTGCTGGAAGTTGACGCCATGGAGAGTGTTGGTTCTTCGAGGCTGATTTCGCTGGTGCTCCTGAGCGAGTGGTTGGCGGGGTCGGTCGCGCTGGATCGGTCGTTGAGGCCTTTGCGGCGTGCGGTGGAGGTGGTGGGGCGTGAAGTGCGTACGACTGGGCCGATGAATGTTGCGGTCACGCATGTTGAACCGCCGCGGTCGTTGCTGGTGCGTACGGGGCTTGGATCGGCGGATCTATCGAATCCGATTCGGGTGGTGCTGCGTCGGAGCGGCAGCGGGATTGATGAGCCGAGCGTGACCCAGGTTCGGGCACGGATCGAGGGCGCGAGCGGCGATCCGGTGGAGTTGGGGACTGCGGTGGTGCGTTGGGAGATGGGGCAGCGCGAAGCGGTGGCGACGATTGCGGTGCGAAGTTCGGCGCTGGCATCGGCTGGAGCGATGGGGCTGCTGAGTGTCGGGATTGATCGTGATGCGATCGAAGGCGACAACGAGTGGCGTGTGCCGGTGGAGTTGCGTGATGCCATTCGTGTTGGCGTGGTTGCGCCTGCGCGGTTTGGTCGGCAGGTGGGTGTGGGGCGATTCGAGGCGTCGGACTGGGTGATGCTGGCGCTGGTGCCGACGGCAGAGAGTGCGAGCGGACTTGAGATTGTCGAGGTGCTTCCGGGTGCGATTGATCGGCCCAGGCTTGGGTCGCTTGATGCGGTGATCGTGCTGCGGCCGGACATGGTTGACGTTGGGTCGTGGGCTCTGCTGCGCGAGGTGGTGGATCGTGGTGGGCTGGTGGTGGTGGCGCCGCCGATCGAGGCGCAGGTGCATACGTGGCCGGATGCAATGGTGTCGGCATTCGGGCTGGAATGGCAGATCGGGCGCGAGGTTCGCACGCTGGAGCCTTCGGAGACACTTGCTCGGCCCGGAGCAAGCGAGGCTTCGCTGTTGCGTGTCATAGCGGGTGAGTTGCCGTATCTGGTCGAGTCGGTGCGGGTGTCGAAGTTGCTGGACGTGACGGTCGGGCAAAGGCAGGAAGGAAGCTCATCGCTGGCAGGTGATCGGCTGGAGTCTGATCCGATCGTGTCCGGGGAAGTGGGATTGCGAACGGCGAGCGGAAAGCCGGTGCTGCTGATCGGTGTGCCCGAGGGCTCGCGTGGGGTTGTGGTGTTGTTGTCGACAGCACTGGACCCGACATGGACGGATCTGCCGGCCAAGCCGTTGATGGTGCCGTTGATGCAGGAAGTGGTGCGGCAAGGTGTGGCGCGAGGATCGCAGGGCTTGATGTTGGTGAGCGGCGTGCAGGCACCTCGACCGAGCGGCGTGGTGGAGTTGGTGCCGGCTGGTCTGGGTCCGCGCGTTTCGTTGCGTGATGGTGCGCCGACGGCTGTGCTGCGGCATGTGGGGGTGTGGCGTGCGGTCGACGCATCGGGTTCGCCGCGGGTGACGGTGGTGGCCAATGCCGATCATGCGGGCTCGGATACGTCGGCGTTGAGCGAAGGCGCGGTGGCGGACTGGTTGCGTGGTGTGACGGATTCGCCGGTGCGACTGGTCGCGGGTCGCGATGTGGCTGGCGCCCTTGCGGCGAGCGGTGAGGCTGGGGAAACGCGCGGGGCTGGTTTTGCGTGGATGCTGCTGTTTGCGGCGGCGGCATTGGCGGCGTTGGAGATGTTTGCTGCGCGAGTTGCGAGTCACGCGGGCGTGTCGGTTGCACCCGGAGGTGCGGCGTGA
- a CDS encoding VWA domain-containing protein: MSGFLDTLFGLDGLGFSDPEAVFGFARPVPAWVWAIVVAVVVAIVASSYARLSVSRPVRVALASMRVVFIMVLLVVACGPELRKSNERVEPDWVVMMIDRSQSMMIADAGVRPALVSREEQLQEILGASRPVLVSIDANKRVVWLGFDSSVYELDGRLLEEPGLQGVPEGRSTAIGASMEAALQRVAARPLSAIVLFSDGQSVDAVSRAVRRSLERQRVPVYAVALGSADPISDMSIRRVVAPEVVFVDDVVTVGVEIEHRGATSGRARLQLRDAATDELVDEQEVEVAADGTATVRLSTQLSEAGGRRLTVTLIPEQDDLIADNNMAQVSVELVDRPLRVLYVDGYPRWEHRYLKTLLLRERSIRSSSLLLSANRRYLQEGDVEIDALPRSVEEWAEYDVVVIGDLRPELIGEDTLIDLRQHIAERGAGLIWASGPGAVPLAWRGTALADLLPMSLDVEQAVRVWREPVTMRRTVAAADLSLLEMSDATSATSGDAGWPEILSDHNTGWARLHWAQQIAPAAIKPGAVALATFETERGAADGTSPAVLMMRFGAGVSVYIATDETWRWRYGRGEDLSERFWVPMIRQLGRASLARGDRAVLLTASPEAALVGQPVRIGVELLDQSLIDSRASAVSVRVGSETSGIRVTLDPQADGRGRHFGGTWVPDRPGRYVVAIDDPLIPTTGEGRVVTVVWPDDESRTPQTNHELLRELAESTGGSILTADGLAQLEASLPNRAVTIAGEPEIRTLWDRPLVLVVLMVLLALEWVGRRVVRLA; this comes from the coding sequence GTGAGCGGGTTTCTGGACACACTTTTTGGGCTTGATGGGCTGGGGTTCTCGGATCCGGAGGCGGTGTTCGGATTCGCCAGGCCGGTGCCCGCCTGGGTGTGGGCGATTGTTGTGGCGGTTGTTGTGGCGATTGTCGCAAGTTCGTATGCGCGGCTGAGTGTTTCGCGTCCCGTCCGAGTAGCGCTTGCGAGCATGCGCGTCGTGTTCATCATGGTGCTGCTGGTGGTGGCGTGCGGTCCGGAGTTGCGTAAGAGCAATGAACGTGTGGAGCCCGACTGGGTTGTGATGATGATTGATCGGTCGCAGTCGATGATGATTGCGGACGCGGGGGTGCGGCCGGCGCTGGTGTCGCGCGAGGAGCAGTTGCAGGAGATTCTGGGGGCGTCCAGGCCTGTGCTGGTGTCGATTGACGCGAACAAGCGTGTGGTGTGGCTCGGGTTTGATTCTTCGGTGTACGAACTTGATGGCCGCCTCTTGGAGGAGCCTGGGCTGCAGGGTGTGCCGGAAGGTCGGAGCACTGCGATCGGGGCATCGATGGAGGCCGCGTTGCAGCGTGTGGCTGCGAGGCCTTTGTCGGCGATTGTGCTGTTCTCCGATGGGCAGTCGGTGGATGCTGTTTCGCGTGCGGTGCGGCGCTCGCTTGAACGGCAGCGTGTGCCGGTGTATGCGGTGGCGCTGGGCAGCGCAGACCCGATTTCGGATATGTCAATTCGGCGTGTGGTGGCACCGGAGGTGGTGTTTGTCGATGATGTCGTGACCGTCGGCGTGGAGATCGAGCATCGAGGTGCGACTTCGGGGCGGGCGCGGTTGCAGTTGCGCGATGCGGCGACGGATGAACTTGTCGACGAGCAGGAAGTTGAGGTCGCGGCGGATGGTACTGCGACGGTGCGTCTTTCGACGCAGCTCTCCGAGGCTGGGGGCCGGCGATTGACGGTGACGCTGATCCCGGAACAGGATGATTTGATCGCGGACAACAACATGGCGCAGGTTTCAGTGGAATTGGTTGATCGGCCGTTGCGGGTGCTGTATGTGGATGGGTATCCGCGGTGGGAGCATCGCTATCTGAAGACGCTGCTGTTGCGCGAGCGGTCGATTCGGTCGTCGTCGCTCTTGTTGTCGGCGAACAGGCGGTATTTGCAGGAGGGAGATGTCGAGATCGACGCGCTGCCGCGATCTGTAGAGGAGTGGGCGGAGTACGACGTGGTCGTGATTGGCGACTTGAGGCCAGAGTTGATCGGCGAGGACACTCTCATCGATCTTCGGCAGCACATCGCCGAGCGTGGTGCGGGGCTGATCTGGGCGAGCGGGCCTGGTGCGGTGCCTCTGGCATGGCGAGGGACGGCACTGGCGGACCTGCTACCGATGTCGCTCGATGTCGAACAGGCGGTGCGGGTGTGGCGCGAGCCGGTGACGATGCGGCGAACCGTGGCGGCTGCGGACCTTTCGCTGCTCGAAATGAGCGATGCCACGAGCGCGACATCGGGGGATGCGGGGTGGCCTGAGATATTGTCGGACCACAATACAGGATGGGCGAGGCTGCACTGGGCGCAGCAGATCGCGCCCGCTGCGATCAAGCCTGGTGCGGTGGCGCTGGCGACGTTCGAGACGGAGCGCGGCGCTGCGGATGGAACTTCGCCAGCGGTGCTGATGATGCGTTTTGGAGCGGGGGTGAGTGTGTATATCGCGACGGACGAGACGTGGCGATGGAGGTATGGGCGTGGCGAGGATCTGAGTGAGCGGTTCTGGGTGCCGATGATCAGGCAGTTGGGGCGGGCGAGTCTGGCGCGCGGCGATCGTGCGGTGCTGCTGACCGCATCGCCCGAAGCTGCGTTGGTGGGCCAGCCTGTCCGGATCGGGGTGGAACTGCTGGATCAATCGCTGATCGATTCAAGGGCTTCGGCAGTGTCGGTGCGCGTGGGTTCGGAGACATCGGGGATCAGGGTGACACTCGATCCGCAGGCGGACGGACGCGGACGGCACTTTGGTGGGACTTGGGTGCCCGATCGACCGGGGCGGTACGTGGTTGCCATTGATGACCCGCTGATACCCACAACCGGGGAGGGTCGGGTTGTAACGGTGGTGTGGCCGGACGATGAATCGCGCACGCCTCAGACGAATCACGAACTGTTGCGCGAACTGGCGGAGTCGACGGGTGGAAGCATTCTGACGGCGGATGGGTTGGCACAATTGGAGGCCAGTCTCCCGAACAGGGCGGTGACCATTGCGGGAGAGCCTGAAATCCGGACGCTGTGGGACAGACCCCTTGTTTTGGTGGTCTTAATGGTCTTGTTGGCGTTGGAGTGGGTTGGGAGGCGTGTGGTGAGGCTGGCGTGA